The window tagatactgagtaacatattatatatatttttggggggatctgacaggtaagctttaaaTATCAGGCTATTGAAAAATCCAATAATCTGGGCATCGTGTGAACATAATACAATCGTTTGGCAAAGCCTATTCTGTAATTTACAAAATTCAATGGTGCTTCGTCCTGTGACAGATGCTACAAATGCTAAAACCAATATAATAGGTAACTAAATGTAGCAACACTTATTAAGGAACAGAACACTAAGGGGGGAGTTGAGAATGGCATCTCACACACATCGGTCTTAATAAATCTCCCACCAGTGCAGGGGGCCAGGCACACTGGATTTATGCACACctcagagacacaggagagatagtcaaaaagtcacatcatctTTAAACAAAGCTGGTGCTTGCACAAAATATATGTAACTttctaaatatttttaaaaggttaaacttttttttaaatacattttgtagGCTTTTTTTAGCAGGGTAAATTTTGCTTGTGTTAACAACAAAAATTTAGTCAGGTGACATAATAGTGATCTGGGCTGAATGGAGAGTGGTAATAAAAAGTTATTCTAACATTGGAAGACCGAGCATGTCagtaaataacaaaaataatctaTTGACATCAATGGAAACCGTGTAATGCTTCCTTCCTCCTGTGGTGGTGCTCTAGGGAAATCAAATACTTGCTTCCAGGTTCTtccacagattacagctgatcactaTGGGCCCCAGAAGCTAGACCATCTTTGCTCAGCTTATAGTTGAAGGAACCTTCTAACAAACAGGAATTATTCAGAGCTGATTTGGTTGCCAATATCATATAGAAAACCATTAACAACAACTGTTGTTAATATGACAATTTATTACAGTATTAAAACCTCATTACAGCATGATTCTCAAAGCACTAGTTACACTAATGAACACCTGTATATCGCTATGTGTTTCCCCGTGTAACTGGTaatatacaacggttcatcaggggatttaAATATACAGTACGATATcagtatcagtatacagtatgatACAATATCATATAGTCAATATAGTTCTCAAGGGGGTTTCCACACAATTAAGAGCCATTAACTTAAAATTACTGTAGAATCAAGCATTCTCTAAatactataataataattttatttatatagcgccaacagattccgcagcacttccgcagtttttgttttatttgaaaatACTAGATGTAGAAAAGAAATCTATGCCTCTTGATGTGTACGAAAGTAATGAAGAGGCCCAGTACTCACTAAAGGCTGCAGTAAAGGTAGATCTTTTATTCACATGTCAGGATTTACAGGAAACACACAGTTTCTACCTGTATCTATCTACCTTTATTGCAGCctttggtgagtgctgggcctCTTCCTCACTTTCTATTAGTGCGATATTGCCACGCGCACCACCACCTACTACGGAACTGCCGACCATTACCTCTTGATGTATAAACATTGATATCTATAACATAGTTTTCTATTATTGAGGATAGTGTTGGTTTGTAAATATTTGTTTTTACTGCTTTCTAAACTGTGATTGTTTTCCCTATAGACACTGTACAATTAGAGCGGAACAGAATAGAAACAAACACTTCAGAATTTGAGATTGTGGTTCTGCCTGTGCCATCCATCAAGATCTTACCATTTGTGGCATTCTGCGTGAACTTTGCTCTTCCATTGGTCTTCTATACAGTTGAAGAATCAGAACCAGTATGGCAAAAGCAACGTTTTTGGGGATTTTACTATTCTTTTCTTTTGCTGCTCTCAACTTTAAAATACCtgtcctctgcactcaccttttaTGTAGCATGTCTAAAAGCTTATACGTCTCcacaaatcttcatttttcaagGTTTTGAAACATGGATTCCAAGTATATATGCAGTCTCCACCCTTTCTCTATTCCTTAATTCATTTTTACTAAAAATCTACATGGAAATGAGGTTTCAAACTCCAGCATCAGGCTCCCCTGGCCCAAATCTCACCCTCAGAAGAAAGGTCTGTATTCAGCCTTCTCCGATAGGGGTAATTGTAACTACGCTTCTTGTAATAGGCAGTGACGTCCCCTTTTTATTGCACCTGGTTCATTTTGTGCTACTTTACAGAATGGATACATTAGTCATCTGTCTGTTAGCCTTTAATTCAGGGTTCTGCATTTTAGGCTTTAGTGGGTGCTTGATATTAGGACTTAGGAAAAGGCGTAGGGTAAAAAAATGCAGAGGAAAGCAAAAGCAAATAGACAGTGGGGTTTGCCTAGCTGCCTCATTTGTTTACCAGTCTGGCCCCGAAAAAGCAAACAAAGGACCTGAGAAAAGCTAATAAagcattatttattaaaatgtaaagaCTTAGTTATAGTATAGCTGACGTTACAAGCAGAGTACATAGTACATAGCTCAGACACAAGAAAATGTCATGGATTCCCTTCATGCGCTATTGGAATGTTTGCATGTTAATAGGAGGTGGGAGGTATGTATTGGTAATACAATAAAGAATTATCAGTTAAGAAATTGTTTACCTGACAAATATCATGGGTCATCCGCCTGTACACAACTGAATTCACTTCCAGAGATCAGGTCAATGTGTGTCTGCCATGTGTGGCCTAAATGGTTTAAAGACAATCAATATTCTTTGTTCCCACATTACACATGTTCTTTGTATGTTACATTTGCTTTGTATTTTGTAGGTTACGATAACAATTTATTTATATTGGTATACACCAATTTACAATGATCTGAGAAATGCACATTGCCATCTACATTATGGTTTGAATGTACATGCTAAAACATATTGTAAAGTGTTACCTTATTGTCTTTTCCAATAAATGTGTAATGTTACATTTGCATTTGCATCAATTGTAGACATTCataatataacagtgtttccaaacagttAATTCCTGCTGTCATTTTACTAGCATGCAAATTAAATTTTATTGAAAATACCTATATGTATGTTCAAGTGTTCatatgtatttgtaatatacattgattaagaaatgtgtatatttttgggtgaaaaaatgctgtccttgcagctattgcctgtttgtctctgtgaggagtccaaatacaggaagtgggggcaggacaagcaggtatctgtgcaggctcctggcttgtcaatcatcctgctgtgtg is drawn from Hyla sarda isolate aHylSar1 chromosome 4, aHylSar1.hap1, whole genome shotgun sequence and contains these coding sequences:
- the LOC130369421 gene encoding uncharacterized protein LOC130369421 isoform X1 — encoded protein: MSFFVKPFELLIVQYYYHHRFVQVLLGLSVAAIVLFTAASLLKVGENMMDLNSGWTYQKYPSRKHIVHAIRSQKYHLQALAAFILVNSYLLLQLSRVASVHPDKTLGNDTVQLERNRIETNTSEFEIVVLPVPSIKILPFVAFCVNFALPLVFYTVEESEPVWQKQRFWGFYYSFLLLLSTLKYLSSALTFYVACLKAYTSPQIFIFQGFETWIPSIYAVSTLSLFLNSFLLKIYMEMRFQTPASGSPGPNLTLRRKVCIQPSPIGVIVTTLLVIGSDVPFLLHLVHFVLLYRMDTLVICLLAFNSGFCILGFSGCLILGLRKRRRVKKCRGKQKQIDSGVCLAASFVYQSGPEKANKGPEKS
- the LOC130369421 gene encoding uncharacterized protein LOC130369421 isoform X2, with protein sequence MMDLNSGWTYQKYPSRKHIVHAIRSQKYHLQALAAFILVNSYLLLQLSRVASVHPDKTLGNDTVQLERNRIETNTSEFEIVVLPVPSIKILPFVAFCVNFALPLVFYTVEESEPVWQKQRFWGFYYSFLLLLSTLKYLSSALTFYVACLKAYTSPQIFIFQGFETWIPSIYAVSTLSLFLNSFLLKIYMEMRFQTPASGSPGPNLTLRRKVCIQPSPIGVIVTTLLVIGSDVPFLLHLVHFVLLYRMDTLVICLLAFNSGFCILGFSGCLILGLRKRRRVKKCRGKQKQIDSGVCLAASFVYQSGPEKANKGPEKS